The sequence GAAATGCATGAGAACAATTATTGCACGTTAGCAAACACTTCCACTAGGTTTTTAATTATGTTtgattaaatattgttttcattccagcctgacattttaattatttctgtgatgaattAGAGTTTcactaattacaaataataaaccaACAGTAGTTTTCCTCCAGGTCTCAGGTTTCCCCTACCATCCAAAAACATGCAGGACAGGTGTAGTGGAGTTCATAGGAgagtgtggttgtgtgtgtgtgtaagtcaagtcaagccacctttatttataacaatacagattgtgacaaagcaactgaacagcattaaataggaaaatagtgtgtcaaaaatgcaaaaagtcagttcatcataAATTTAAATAGTAACTGTTGACGAAatcgctggaaattaagtgtcaagtcatctttattgaTAAAGCGCTTTAAGCTAAAAAGAtagcgtcaaagcaactgaacaacattcattaggaaaacagtgtcaataatgcaaaatgatagttaaagacagttcatcattgaattcagtgatgtcattatgcagctcaattcagtttaaattgtatctgtgcaatcaagtcaatgatatcgctgtagatgaagtgaccgcaactaagcaagccagaggcgacagcgacaagaaaccgaaactccatcggtgacagaatggagaaaaaaaccttgggagaaaccaggctcagttgggggaccagttctcctctgaccagacgaaaccagtagttcaattccaggctgcagcaaagtcagattgtgcagaagaatcatctgtttcctgtggtcttgtcctggtggtcgtctgagacaaggtctttacaggggatctgtatctggggctctagttgtcctggtcttcgctgtctttcagggcagtagaggtcctttctaggtgctgatccaccatctgatctggatacgtactggatccgggcgactgcagtgaccctctgatctggatacagactggatctggtggctgcggtgacctcggaacaagagagaaacagacaaatattagcgtagatgccattcttctaatgatgtagaaggtacggtgttatgtgaagtgttcccggttctgctTTACCAAATTAATGCAACCTAAAAATCCTTtgacggatttggatattaaaagcatattagtatgttatgtgtaaaccaggttaaagagatgggtctttaatctagatttaaactgcaagagtgtgtctgcctcccgaacaatgttaggtaggttattccagagtttaggcgccaaataggaaaagtgcagtgtggacaggaccgggctaatatggtcatacttcctggttctagtaagaactcttgctgctgcattttggactagctggagtttgtttactaagcgtgcagaacaaccacccgataaagcattacaatagtctaaccttgaagtcataaatgcatggattagcattttctgcatttgacattgagagcataggtcataatttagatatgtTTTTGAGATTGAAAAATGCAGGTTAGAAAAAATGTTTGAAacattgctatcaaatagcacacctaggttcctaaatgATCACGAAGAATTGACAGACCAGCCATCAagccttagacagtgttctagaaGAAAGCTGAattcagcataacagtgaaagctcacacaatgtttcctgatgatatctcccaagggtaacatgtaaagagtgaagagtagcggccctagtactgagctttgaggtactccatactgcatttTTGATCGATATggtacctcttcattcactgctacgaattgatggcggtcatataagcaCGATTTAAATCATGCTAATGCATCTCTGTTAATGCCAAATAtagttttctagtctatgcaaaagtttgttgtggtcaattgtgtcgaacacagcactaagatccaataaaactaatagagagataaaccacgatcagatgataagagcagatcatttgtaactctaaggagagcagtctcagtactatgatacggcgGGTCATTCTTGCAGGTGTTGTTTATGTTACTATGTTAACTATGTTAGTTGAGATGTGAATATAGCAATAATATGTTATACGTCCTTTTTTTAATTGACTaaagtacaaagaaaagatttCCAATCTTTTCACTGGCCAACTTTAAATAAGACTTTGTAGAAGATGCTGGCTATTTCCCACTGAGATGTTTCAGAGTAGAATTATCTACTCAAACTTGACCAAATGAAACAATTATATAGTAGTACATCAGGGGACAACACATGCACTTCCTCTCCTCGAGCGCGTGCGTGTTGTTTTAATAGAGTCCGCCAGAGAGCAGCCGATGTCTTTAATTCATCCAGAAAGCAACGAAGAAGACTCACAGTCAGCTGTTGTGTCATCGAGCTGTGGAGTGCACATTTAAATTCAAGAGTTAACAAAGTAGAATTTatagaaatatatgtatttttgagaataaaaacTGTGTTCCTTTGTCACTTCAGCagtagaaatgttaaataaacatttttgcgCTATTCTCACCTAGCATACAAGCTATCTACATGAGGAAGTACAGTTAAGTGAAGTATTGTCCGTGcattaaagaaagaaatgagcAGAAAAAGAGCCCTTATCGCAGACACGTTCTGTTTAACAAAGAGACGCAGATGTGCAGCTGACAGTGAGACAGGTAAGAGGCAAGATGTAATATCTATGGTTTACCTTCATGGTTGCATTTAAAACCCAAGTATGAAACTGATACATCATGACGTTTtcaaattttataaaaacatagCAGAGGTAATGTTTCAAAAGACCTGCTTAAAATAATACTTGTTTGACTCAATATATAGTTATGAATGCATGCAATTAATTTTCATGTCATTATTCTCCTATTACGTAACTTTACACTGTATCAATTCTGTATCTGAATTTAACTTCAGCCATATGACTGTCTGTGTATGtaaataatgatcattttaatgGCTATACGTATGTAAATATATTGCTATACTCATGTTACTATAGGCTTCAAATACAACATTATACAGCATGTAACTGCTTGAATCTGTTTCTATAAGCATGCTGTATGTTGTTTGTTCAGCAGATGGAGCAGCTGATGTCAGGTCAAGCTTGCAGTATCTCATGACACTGTTTTCACGAAAGCTCTTCAATGATAGTCTTCCACCAGTCGTCTTAAAACATCAGCTGTACAGTTTACACAATGACAAAACCTTAGTGGACAAGCAGGTGGTAAGATCAGATTGCATTGCCTGTATGGAtgtatttataatagccttaacGCATTCAGAAGCTCTGGTCTTCTCTTTTCCTCATCAGAATGAGTTGAGGGAAAACGGCGAGCTGTTGATGTTCCAGCTGGGGTTTGACTCCGAGGCCTTCGCTTTGGTGTTCGCTGAAGATTACAGAACAAAAGTCCTGCAGGGGGAAGCTGGCAGGGAAACATTGGGAACTGTAGAGAAATTTCTGGCCAAACTAATACCCGGCTGCTCCGATTTGAGTTTCAACAAGGAAAAAATGCTTAATGAGTTCCTCTTCACAGACCGAGAGATTACGTAAGGACGAGGACACAACTATACCTATGTTCTTGGGTGTCTCTTGTACTTACTGTGTCCTTGCAGGCAGCTGGTGAAATCAGGCGTCTTCACTGTGAGGGATGCGGGCAGCTGGTGGCTTTCAATCCCCAACTCTGGCAAATTCATTAAGTACTTCATTAAGGGTAGGGGTTTAACAAGAGACACGCATGCAATGCATTTCCACTTCCTGCTGTTGAATATCCTATTTCCTAACAGGACGCAAAGCTGTTCTCGGCATGGTTAAGAAATCCAGATACGGGGAAATCCTCAGGACTGAATTGGAGGAACGCCGCACTACTTCACAGGTCCAATTCCAGATGAAGTATCACGTTCATGATATAATGGGAGCAGAGTTAGTAGAGTGGTGAGACTGCTGAATCACTGAGTACAGTTGAGTTGTAATAGCGAGGACAAGGTCCGATGtctaaaatgtgatgtttttgtccATTTGTAGCATAAAGACAACATCAGGGACATTATTACGATATGTGGACTGAAACGAAGAGCTCAACTCTCTTGACTTGAAGTGAACTTTGTCATGTATTCATTGCCATATTATTTTGGTTACAAACAGCAGAATCAACTGTGcacagtatatataataaaattttgcCAAACTTCTCAGTGTCAAGTGGATGTTTTCTCACTGTCTTTGTTGGCACCACTCAGGATCGCCACTATTTAAGATGTGTTCTTATGTTGCTGCCATTTAAATGGCATTTACAGCTTAAGACAATTGTGTCTAGAATGGAGTTCATGTTACCACTGCTCCTCCAGCTGCTGAAGGCCAAAATCTGAACTACACAAGGTTTCCAATTGAAACAACACACAACTGTAGGGTTTTATCTGAATTTATGGTTCTGTAAAACAAGTGACATAATCAATACCCCTAAAAACAGGGTTAACATCCAGCTATAACTATGCAGATAGAAATCGCTCGATAGGGTGATCAAAAAATGATGCACATTCTGTATCTGTGCCTCAGGACAGTTCAAGTGTGTATGTAAAAGTGTTAAAAGTCAGAATACTTTATACATGATGTGCTGTTCAATCAACAAGACAAGCAATCGTTTCCAGAATATAAACACATCTGACAGTTACATGTTATTAGTACAGAAAGAAGTCAATGTAATTGGAATAGACCGCATCAAGAGAAAACTAACTTCACATGAACCAATTCCTGTAGTGTACGCTTTGACAAAATTCTTTCTTTTTGTAACATTAGCAAatataaaaagtgtcaaaaagaaAGTTTCTAAAAGTGTTTTAACCAAAAATATAGATATGGCTGTTTTTACTATAAATGCCAAAAAGCATCGAGGTGTTCATATACCGCTAAATTAAGATTGACACTAATTGTCCCATTGGATATTATAAGAAGCCATTATTGAGTGCTGATATTTGGGGATAAAACTAGTTCAGCCCATTCTGAATCCAACAAAACATTTCCTGGCCATGTTTCACCTCAAAACAAAGATGGAAATTATACTTTGATTACACAAAAATAAAGCCTATTTTTAGGATCATTCATTATGATACAGAATATTATGACATTCAATTACAATTAAGCCCATTTTCTCAATCAAAGTTCTCATTATAGtcaaatattacagtaaaattcatacagaaaatacttaaaatgtaaatagatatttatatatattgcaataaggGAAAACTAATTGTGCTAAAGGTCCTAAAAAcaggcttcatttatttattttaagtataatttAGAAGTGAAATGTGGCTAGGACATGTTTTTGTGTATAATTAGTGTGGCCTTAAATTACAGAATAACCCCCCGAAACAAATGGCAAATAGTGTGCACGCAAGAATATAAATCTGTTCGGACACCTCATCCTTTCATTATGAAAACCTCATGTTTCAGAAACAGGTGCGAGGTAATCGGACTTAACTTTATCGCTTTAAACTAAATGGGTTAAACCACTAGACATGGCATTTGCTTCACAGCAGCCAACAGCTAGCTCTGGTTTGCCAAATGGTTGAAGCCCTTTAGGGGGTAAAAAGCAACAAATGTGGTGGACACAGTACCGCCCCCATTTTAATGTAATGCTATTTGGCAGGATCTTCATTTCTTTCAAACAAAGACTGTAAACAAACCTTACGGGTCCTCAATGGAAGGAACCAACTTCAGGACATTGCTAACCATCTAAAAGTTAATATCCCATTAGTCAAAGGCCGCAGGTCATCCAATGGTAAGTGTCTGCCTAAGGGATAGGGGATAGAGTTTTACGAAGTCTGTTGATTAAAGTTTTGTATAAAGTTGTACAGGTAATTACAATGGAAGACATTCTCATTTCCTTTAGAAATACACTTTGGATCACAGCGATCTTTCCTCAGCTCTAGAGCAGCAGGCACTTCCTCCTGTTCTTCTTGACAGGAGGAGGGCAGAGCACGGCTCGGATGGCCTCGTCAAACACCGTCTTCAGACCACGCTGTGTGAGCGCTGAGCACTCCAGATACTTCACAGACCCTGTCAAACAAAGACGAGCACAACCACTTTCAACATAACAAGCATGATGTATGAGAAAACATGGACTCTCCATTCAGAAATCAGCTTCTGAGTTTTTATGCCAcagtaaggggccgttcacatatcgcgccttttgcgcactcaagtttgttatttccaatgtaggcgcgcggtatgtgtgctcataatggaagcgaggCGGTCGCGTCGCAAAGCAGGTGCAAAGCGCgtgtttttccaggcgcgtccgcaccgcatcgagttaaaaacatttcatgtgacaagaactaaccaatcagcttcatcctttcccgtaacaacgctgaaagctcagccaagatgaaggtacagctgatcatagttgtatatggattgccattttgaaataaattaagtagcagagctactgcaagc comes from Carassius auratus strain Wakin chromosome 3, ASM336829v1, whole genome shotgun sequence and encodes:
- the LOC113053262 gene encoding serine/threonine-protein kinase 19-like isoform X2, with amino-acid sequence MSRKRALIADTFCLTKRRRCAADSETDGAADVRSSLQYLMTLFSRKLFNDSLPPVVLKHQLYSLHNDKTLVDKQVNELRENGELLMFQLGFDSEAFALVFAEDYRTKVLQGEAGRETLGTVEKFLAKLIPGCSDLSFNKEKMLNEFLFTDREITQLVKSGVFTVRDAGSWWLSIPNSGKFIKYFIKGRKAVLGMVKKSRYGEILRTELEERRTTSQVQFQMKYHVHDIMGAELVECIKTTSGTLLRYVD
- the LOC113053262 gene encoding serine/threonine-protein kinase 19-like isoform X1, with translation MSRKRALIADTFCLTKRRRCAADSETADGAADVRSSLQYLMTLFSRKLFNDSLPPVVLKHQLYSLHNDKTLVDKQVNELRENGELLMFQLGFDSEAFALVFAEDYRTKVLQGEAGRETLGTVEKFLAKLIPGCSDLSFNKEKMLNEFLFTDREITQLVKSGVFTVRDAGSWWLSIPNSGKFIKYFIKGRKAVLGMVKKSRYGEILRTELEERRTTSQVQFQMKYHVHDIMGAELVECIKTTSGTLLRYVD